In Pongo abelii isolate AG06213 chromosome 5, NHGRI_mPonAbe1-v2.0_pri, whole genome shotgun sequence, a single genomic region encodes these proteins:
- the VARS2 gene encoding valine--tRNA ligase, mitochondrial isoform X2, whose protein sequence is MPHLPLASFRPPFWGLRHSRGLPRFHSVSTQSEPHGSPISRRNREAKQKRLREKQATLEAEIAGESKSPAESIKAWRPKEVVLYEIPTKPGEKKDVSGPLPPAYSPRYVEAAWYPWWVREGFFKPEYQARLPQATGETFSMCIPPPNVTGSLHIGHALTVAIQDALVRWHRMRGDQVLWVPGSDHAGIATQAVVEKQLWKERGVRRHELSREAFLREVWQWKEAKGGEICEQLRALGASLDWDRECFTMDVGSSVAVTEAFVRLYKAGLLYRNRQLVNWSCALRSAISDIEVENRPLPGHTQLRLPGCPTPVSFGLLFSVAFPVDGEPDAEVVVGTTRPETLPGDVAVAVHPDDSRYTHLHGRQLRHPLMGQPLPLITDYAVQPHVGTGAVKVTPAHSPADAEMGARHDLSPLNVIAEDGTMTSLCGDWLQGLHRFVAREKIMSVLSERGLFRGLQNHPMVLPICSRSGDVIEYLLKSQWFVRCQEMGARAAKAVESGALELSPSFHQKNWQHWFSHIGDWCVSRQLWWGHQIPAYLVVEDHAQGEEDCWVVGRSEAEAREVAAELTGRPGAELTLERDPDVLDTWFSSALFPFSALGWPQETTDLARFYPLSLLETGSDLLLFWVGRMVMLGTQLTGQLPFSKVLLHPMVRDRQGRKMSKSLGNVLDPRDIISGVEMQVLQEKLRSGNLDPAELAIVAAAQKKDFPHGIPECGTDALRFTLCSHGVQVGDLRLSVSEVQSCRHFCNKIWNALRFILNALGEKFVPQPAEELSPSSPMDAWILSRLALAARECERGFLTRELSLVTHALHHFWLHNLCDVYLEAVKPVLWHSPRPLGPPQVLFSCADFGLRLLAPLMPFLAEELWQRLPPRPGCPPAPSISVAPYPRACSLEHWRQPELERRFSRVQEVVQVLRALRATYQLTKARPRVLLQSSEPGDQGLFEAFLEPLGTLGYCGAVGLLPPGTAAPSGWAQAPLSDTAQVYMELQGLVDPQIQLPLLAARRYKLQKQLDGLTARTPSEGEAGTQRQQRLSSLQLELSKLDNAASHLRQLMDEPPASGSPEL, encoded by the exons ATGCCTCATTTGCCTCTCGCCTCTTTTCGACCACcattttgggggctgaggcactCACGGGGCCTCCCCAGGTTTCATTCCGTTTCTACACAGTCGGAGCCCCATGGATCTCCCATCTCCCGGAGGAACCGTGAAGCCAAACAGAAGCGCCTGCGAGAGAAGCAGgcgactctggaggctgagatagcAGGGGAGAGCAAG TCACCTGCAGAATCCATTAAGGCCTGGAGGCCTAAGGAGGTAGTATTGTATGAAATCCCTACGAAACCcggtgaaaagaaag ATGTCTCTGGGCCCCTGCCTCCTGCATACAGTCCCCGATATGTTGAGGCTGCCTGGTACCCGTGGTGGGTACGAGAGGGCTTTTTCAAACCAGAGTATCAG gCCCGGCTACCCCAAGCTACAGGGGAGACCTTTTCCATGTGTATCCCACCTCCCAATGTCACTGGCTCCCTGCACATTGGCCACGCACTCACGGTGGCCATACAGGATGCCCTCGTGCGCTG GCACCGGATGCGTGGGGATCAAGTGCTGTGGGTCCCTGGTTCAGATCACGCAGGAATTGCTACACAA GCTGTGGTGGAGAAACAACTGTGGAAGGAACGGGGAGTGAGGAGACATGAGCTGAGCCGGGAGGCCTTCCTTAGGGAGGTGTGGCAGTGGAAGGAGGC GAAAGGTGGAGAGATCTGTGAGCAGCTGCGAGCTCTGGGTGCCTCCCTGGACTGGGATCGAGAGTGTTTTACCATGGATGTT GGCTCCTCAGTGGCTGTGACTGAAGCTTTTGTGCGGCTCTACAAGGCGGGGTTGCTGTACCGGAACCGTCAGCTTGTCAACTGGTCATGTGCTTTAAGATCAGCCATCTCGGACATTGAg GTGGAGAACCGGCCCCTGCCTGGCCACACACAGCTTCGactgcctggctgccccacccCCGTGTCTTTTGGCCTCCTATTTTCTGTTGCCTTTCCTGTGGATGGAGAGCCTG ATGCAGAGGTTGTGGTAGGAACCACGAGGCCAGAGACGCTGCCTGGAGATGTGGCTGTGGCCGTTCATCCAGACGACTCGCGATACACA CATCTACATGGGCGACAGCTTCGTCACCCCTTGATGGGGCAGCCTCTTCCCCTCATCACAGACTATGCTGTTCAGCCACATGTGGGCACAG GGGCAGTGAAGGTGACTCCGGCTCACAGTCCTGCCGATGCTGAGATGGGGGCCCGACATGACTTGAGCCCCCTGAATGTCATTGCGGAGGATGGGACCATGACCTCCCTCTGTGGGGACTGGCTGCAG GGACTTCACCGGTTTGTGGCCCGGGAAAAGATAATGTCTGTGCTGAGTGAACGGGGCCTGTTCCGGGGCCTCCAGAACCACCCCATGGTACTGCCCATCTGCAG CCGTTCTGGGGACGTGATAGAATACCTGCTGAAGAGCCAGTGGTTTGTCCGCTGCCAGGAAATGGGGGCCCGAGCTGCCAAG GCTGTGGAGTCGGGGGCCCTGGAGCTCAGTCCCTCCTTCCACCAGAAGAACTGGCAGCACTGGTTTTCCCATATTGG GGACTGGTGTGTCTCCCGGCAGCTGTGGTGGGGCCATCAGATTCCAGCCTACCTGGTTGTAGAGGACCACGCGCAG GGAGAAGAGGACTGTTGGGTGGTTGGGCGgtcagaggctgaggccagagaggtaGCAGCAGAACTGACAGGGAGGCCAGGGGCAGAGCTGACCCTGGAGAGGG atCCTGATGTCCTAGACACATGGTTTTCTTCTGCTCTGTTCCCCTTTTCTGCACTGGGCTGGCCCCAAGAG aCCACAGACCTTGCTCGTTTCTACCCCCTGTCACTTTTGGAAACGGGCAGCGACCTTCTGCTGTTCTGGGTGGGCCGCATGGTCATGTTGGGGACCCAGCTCACAGGGCAGCTGCCCTTCAGCAAG gtGCTTCTTCATCCCATGGTTCGGGACAGGCAGGGCCGGAAGATGAGCAAGTCCCTGGGGAATGTGCTGGACCCAAGAGACATCATCAGTGGGGTGGAGATGCAG GTACTGCAGGAAAAGCTgagaagtggaaatttggaccccGCAGAGCTGGCCATTGTGGCTGCAGCACAG AAAAAGGACTTTCCTCATGGGATCCCTGAGTGTGGGACAGATGCCCTGAGATTCACACTCTGCTCCCATGGAGTTCAGG TGGGCGACTTGCGCCTGTCCGTCTCTGAGGTCCAGAGCTGCCGACATTTCTGCAACAAGATCTGGAATGCTCTGCGCTTTATCCTCAATGCTTTAGGGGAGAAATTTGTGCCACAGCCTGCTGAGGAG CTGTCTCCCTCCTCCCCGATGGATGCCTGGATCCTGAGCCGCCTTGCCCTGGCTGCCCGGGAGTGTGAGCGGGGCTTCCTCACCCGAGAACTCTCGCTCGTCACTCATGCCCTGCACCACTTCTGGCTTCACAACCTCTGTGACGTCTACCTG GAGGCTGTGAAGCCCGTGCTGTGGCACTCGCCCCGCCCCCTGGGGCCCCCTCAGGTCCTGTTCTCCTGCGCTGACTtcggcctccgcctcctggcccCACTGATGCCCTTCCTGGCTGAAGAGCTCTGGCAGAGGCTGCCCCCCAGACCTGGTTGCCCCCCTGCCCCCAGCATCTCGGTTGCCCCCTACCCCAGAGCCTGCAGCTTG GAGCACTGGCGCCAGCCAGAGCTGGAGCGGCGCTTCTCCCGGGTCCAAGAGGTCGTGCAGGTGCTAAGGGCTCTCCGAGCCACGTACCAGCTCACCAAAGCCCGGCCCCGAG tgCTGCTGCAGAGCTCAGAGCCTGGGGACCAGGGCCTCTTCGAGGCCTTCTTGGAGCCCCTGGGCACCCTGGGCTACTGTGGGGCTGTGGGCCTGTTACCcccaggcacagcagctccctctgGCTGGGCCCAGGCTCCACTCAGTGACACGGCTCAGGTCTACATGGAGCTGCAG GGCCTAGTGGACCCGCAGATCCAGCTACCTCTGTTAGCCGCCCGAAGGTATAAGTTGCAGAAGCAGCTTGATGGCCTCACAGCCAGGACCCCAtcagaaggggaggcagggactCAGAGGCAACAAAGG CTTTCTTCCCTCCAGCTGGAATTGTCAAAACTGGACAACGCAGCCTCTCACCTCCGGCAGCTGATGGATGAGCCTCCAGCCTCAGGGAGCCCGGAGCTCTAA
- the VARS2 gene encoding valine--tRNA ligase, mitochondrial isoform X1, with product MCQWSPPNPDTPALFRKSPGLRGSMALSVDTMHSSSQGGKISALFQTLLMPHLPLASFRPPFWGLRHSRGLPRFHSVSTQSEPHGSPISRRNREAKQKRLREKQATLEAEIAGESKSPAESIKAWRPKEVVLYEIPTKPGEKKDVSGPLPPAYSPRYVEAAWYPWWVREGFFKPEYQARLPQATGETFSMCIPPPNVTGSLHIGHALTVAIQDALVRWHRMRGDQVLWVPGSDHAGIATQAVVEKQLWKERGVRRHELSREAFLREVWQWKEAKGGEICEQLRALGASLDWDRECFTMDVGSSVAVTEAFVRLYKAGLLYRNRQLVNWSCALRSAISDIEVENRPLPGHTQLRLPGCPTPVSFGLLFSVAFPVDGEPDAEVVVGTTRPETLPGDVAVAVHPDDSRYTHLHGRQLRHPLMGQPLPLITDYAVQPHVGTGAVKVTPAHSPADAEMGARHDLSPLNVIAEDGTMTSLCGDWLQGLHRFVAREKIMSVLSERGLFRGLQNHPMVLPICSRSGDVIEYLLKSQWFVRCQEMGARAAKAVESGALELSPSFHQKNWQHWFSHIGDWCVSRQLWWGHQIPAYLVVEDHAQGEEDCWVVGRSEAEAREVAAELTGRPGAELTLERDPDVLDTWFSSALFPFSALGWPQETTDLARFYPLSLLETGSDLLLFWVGRMVMLGTQLTGQLPFSKVLLHPMVRDRQGRKMSKSLGNVLDPRDIISGVEMQVLQEKLRSGNLDPAELAIVAAAQKKDFPHGIPECGTDALRFTLCSHGVQVGDLRLSVSEVQSCRHFCNKIWNALRFILNALGEKFVPQPAEELSPSSPMDAWILSRLALAARECERGFLTRELSLVTHALHHFWLHNLCDVYLEAVKPVLWHSPRPLGPPQVLFSCADFGLRLLAPLMPFLAEELWQRLPPRPGCPPAPSISVAPYPRACSLEHWRQPELERRFSRVQEVVQVLRALRATYQLTKARPRVLLQSSEPGDQGLFEAFLEPLGTLGYCGAVGLLPPGTAAPSGWAQAPLSDTAQVYMELQGLVDPQIQLPLLAARRYKLQKQLDGLTARTPSEGEAGTQRQQRLSSLQLELSKLDNAASHLRQLMDEPPASGSPEL from the exons ATGTGTCAGTGGTCACCGCCAAATCCAGACACTCCGGCCCTGTTCCGGAAGAGCCCTGGTCTCCGTGGCTCCATGGCGCTGTCCGTCGATACCATGCACTCTAGCTCTCAAGGAGGAAAG ATCTCGGCCCTTTTCCAAACACTCCTGATGCCTCATTTGCCTCTCGCCTCTTTTCGACCACcattttgggggctgaggcactCACGGGGCCTCCCCAGGTTTCATTCCGTTTCTACACAGTCGGAGCCCCATGGATCTCCCATCTCCCGGAGGAACCGTGAAGCCAAACAGAAGCGCCTGCGAGAGAAGCAGgcgactctggaggctgagatagcAGGGGAGAGCAAG TCACCTGCAGAATCCATTAAGGCCTGGAGGCCTAAGGAGGTAGTATTGTATGAAATCCCTACGAAACCcggtgaaaagaaag ATGTCTCTGGGCCCCTGCCTCCTGCATACAGTCCCCGATATGTTGAGGCTGCCTGGTACCCGTGGTGGGTACGAGAGGGCTTTTTCAAACCAGAGTATCAG gCCCGGCTACCCCAAGCTACAGGGGAGACCTTTTCCATGTGTATCCCACCTCCCAATGTCACTGGCTCCCTGCACATTGGCCACGCACTCACGGTGGCCATACAGGATGCCCTCGTGCGCTG GCACCGGATGCGTGGGGATCAAGTGCTGTGGGTCCCTGGTTCAGATCACGCAGGAATTGCTACACAA GCTGTGGTGGAGAAACAACTGTGGAAGGAACGGGGAGTGAGGAGACATGAGCTGAGCCGGGAGGCCTTCCTTAGGGAGGTGTGGCAGTGGAAGGAGGC GAAAGGTGGAGAGATCTGTGAGCAGCTGCGAGCTCTGGGTGCCTCCCTGGACTGGGATCGAGAGTGTTTTACCATGGATGTT GGCTCCTCAGTGGCTGTGACTGAAGCTTTTGTGCGGCTCTACAAGGCGGGGTTGCTGTACCGGAACCGTCAGCTTGTCAACTGGTCATGTGCTTTAAGATCAGCCATCTCGGACATTGAg GTGGAGAACCGGCCCCTGCCTGGCCACACACAGCTTCGactgcctggctgccccacccCCGTGTCTTTTGGCCTCCTATTTTCTGTTGCCTTTCCTGTGGATGGAGAGCCTG ATGCAGAGGTTGTGGTAGGAACCACGAGGCCAGAGACGCTGCCTGGAGATGTGGCTGTGGCCGTTCATCCAGACGACTCGCGATACACA CATCTACATGGGCGACAGCTTCGTCACCCCTTGATGGGGCAGCCTCTTCCCCTCATCACAGACTATGCTGTTCAGCCACATGTGGGCACAG GGGCAGTGAAGGTGACTCCGGCTCACAGTCCTGCCGATGCTGAGATGGGGGCCCGACATGACTTGAGCCCCCTGAATGTCATTGCGGAGGATGGGACCATGACCTCCCTCTGTGGGGACTGGCTGCAG GGACTTCACCGGTTTGTGGCCCGGGAAAAGATAATGTCTGTGCTGAGTGAACGGGGCCTGTTCCGGGGCCTCCAGAACCACCCCATGGTACTGCCCATCTGCAG CCGTTCTGGGGACGTGATAGAATACCTGCTGAAGAGCCAGTGGTTTGTCCGCTGCCAGGAAATGGGGGCCCGAGCTGCCAAG GCTGTGGAGTCGGGGGCCCTGGAGCTCAGTCCCTCCTTCCACCAGAAGAACTGGCAGCACTGGTTTTCCCATATTGG GGACTGGTGTGTCTCCCGGCAGCTGTGGTGGGGCCATCAGATTCCAGCCTACCTGGTTGTAGAGGACCACGCGCAG GGAGAAGAGGACTGTTGGGTGGTTGGGCGgtcagaggctgaggccagagaggtaGCAGCAGAACTGACAGGGAGGCCAGGGGCAGAGCTGACCCTGGAGAGGG atCCTGATGTCCTAGACACATGGTTTTCTTCTGCTCTGTTCCCCTTTTCTGCACTGGGCTGGCCCCAAGAG aCCACAGACCTTGCTCGTTTCTACCCCCTGTCACTTTTGGAAACGGGCAGCGACCTTCTGCTGTTCTGGGTGGGCCGCATGGTCATGTTGGGGACCCAGCTCACAGGGCAGCTGCCCTTCAGCAAG gtGCTTCTTCATCCCATGGTTCGGGACAGGCAGGGCCGGAAGATGAGCAAGTCCCTGGGGAATGTGCTGGACCCAAGAGACATCATCAGTGGGGTGGAGATGCAG GTACTGCAGGAAAAGCTgagaagtggaaatttggaccccGCAGAGCTGGCCATTGTGGCTGCAGCACAG AAAAAGGACTTTCCTCATGGGATCCCTGAGTGTGGGACAGATGCCCTGAGATTCACACTCTGCTCCCATGGAGTTCAGG TGGGCGACTTGCGCCTGTCCGTCTCTGAGGTCCAGAGCTGCCGACATTTCTGCAACAAGATCTGGAATGCTCTGCGCTTTATCCTCAATGCTTTAGGGGAGAAATTTGTGCCACAGCCTGCTGAGGAG CTGTCTCCCTCCTCCCCGATGGATGCCTGGATCCTGAGCCGCCTTGCCCTGGCTGCCCGGGAGTGTGAGCGGGGCTTCCTCACCCGAGAACTCTCGCTCGTCACTCATGCCCTGCACCACTTCTGGCTTCACAACCTCTGTGACGTCTACCTG GAGGCTGTGAAGCCCGTGCTGTGGCACTCGCCCCGCCCCCTGGGGCCCCCTCAGGTCCTGTTCTCCTGCGCTGACTtcggcctccgcctcctggcccCACTGATGCCCTTCCTGGCTGAAGAGCTCTGGCAGAGGCTGCCCCCCAGACCTGGTTGCCCCCCTGCCCCCAGCATCTCGGTTGCCCCCTACCCCAGAGCCTGCAGCTTG GAGCACTGGCGCCAGCCAGAGCTGGAGCGGCGCTTCTCCCGGGTCCAAGAGGTCGTGCAGGTGCTAAGGGCTCTCCGAGCCACGTACCAGCTCACCAAAGCCCGGCCCCGAG tgCTGCTGCAGAGCTCAGAGCCTGGGGACCAGGGCCTCTTCGAGGCCTTCTTGGAGCCCCTGGGCACCCTGGGCTACTGTGGGGCTGTGGGCCTGTTACCcccaggcacagcagctccctctgGCTGGGCCCAGGCTCCACTCAGTGACACGGCTCAGGTCTACATGGAGCTGCAG GGCCTAGTGGACCCGCAGATCCAGCTACCTCTGTTAGCCGCCCGAAGGTATAAGTTGCAGAAGCAGCTTGATGGCCTCACAGCCAGGACCCCAtcagaaggggaggcagggactCAGAGGCAACAAAGG CTTTCTTCCCTCCAGCTGGAATTGTCAAAACTGGACAACGCAGCCTCTCACCTCCGGCAGCTGATGGATGAGCCTCCAGCCTCAGGGAGCCCGGAGCTCTAA
- the SFTA2 gene encoding surfactant-associated protein 2 yields the protein MTLQLKLKESFLTNSSHESSFLELLEKLCLLLHLPSGTSVTLHHARSQHHVICNT from the exons ATGACTTTGCAACTGAAGCTGAAGGAGTCTTTTCTGACAAATTCCTCCCATGAGTCCAGCTTCCTGGAATTGCTTGAAAAG ctctgcctcctcctccatctcccttCAGGGACCAGTGTCACCCTCCACCATGCAAGATCTCAACACCATGTTATCTGTAACACATGA
- the VARS2 gene encoding valine--tRNA ligase, mitochondrial isoform X3, which produces MCQWSPPNPDTPALFRKSPGLRGSMALSVDTMHSSSQGGKISALFQTLLMPHLPLASFRPPFWGLRHSRGLPRFHSVSTQSEPHGSPISRRNREAKQKRLREKQATLEAEIAGESKSPAESIKAWRPKEVVLYEIPTKPGEKKDVSGPLPPAYSPRYVEAAWYPWWVREGFFKPEYQARLPQATGETFSMCIPPPNVTGSLHIGHALTVAIQDALVRWHRMRGDQVLWVPGSDHAGIATQAVVEKQLWKERGVRRHELSREAFLREVWQWKEAKGGEICEQLRALGASLDWDRECFTMDVGSSVAVTEAFVRLYKAGLLYRNRQLVNWSCALRSAISDIEVENRPLPGHTQLRLPGCPTPVSFGLLFSVAFPVDGEPDAEVVVGTTRPETLPGDVAVAVHPDDSRYTHLHGRQLRHPLMGQPLPLITDYAVQPHVGTGAVKVTPAHSPADAEMGARHDLSPLNVIAEDGTMTSLCGDWLQGLHRFVAREKIMSVLSERGLFRGLQNHPMVLPICSRSGDVIEYLLKSQWFVRCQEMGARAAKAVESGALELSPSFHQKNWQHWFSHIGDWCVSRQLWWGHQIPAYLVVEDHAQGEEDCWVVGRSEAEAREVAAELTGRPGAELTLERDPDVLDTWFSSALFPFSALGWPQETTDLARFYPLSLLETGSDLLLFWVGRMVMLGTQLTGQLPFSKVLLHPMVRDRQGRKMSKSLGNVLDPRDIISGVEMQVLQEKLRSGNLDPAELAIVAAAQKKDFPHGIPECGTDALRFTLCSHGVQVGDLRLSVSEVQSCRHFCNKIWNALRFILNALGEKFVPQPAEELSPSSPMDAWILSRLALAARECERGFLTRELSLVTHALHHFWLHNLCDVYLEAVKPVLWHSPRPLGPPQVLFSCADFGLRLLAPLMPFLAEELWQRLPPRPGCPPAPSISVAPYPRACSLCCCRAQSLGTRASSRPSWSPWAPWATVGLWACYPQAQQLPLAGPRLHSVTRLRSTWSCRA; this is translated from the exons ATGTGTCAGTGGTCACCGCCAAATCCAGACACTCCGGCCCTGTTCCGGAAGAGCCCTGGTCTCCGTGGCTCCATGGCGCTGTCCGTCGATACCATGCACTCTAGCTCTCAAGGAGGAAAG ATCTCGGCCCTTTTCCAAACACTCCTGATGCCTCATTTGCCTCTCGCCTCTTTTCGACCACcattttgggggctgaggcactCACGGGGCCTCCCCAGGTTTCATTCCGTTTCTACACAGTCGGAGCCCCATGGATCTCCCATCTCCCGGAGGAACCGTGAAGCCAAACAGAAGCGCCTGCGAGAGAAGCAGgcgactctggaggctgagatagcAGGGGAGAGCAAG TCACCTGCAGAATCCATTAAGGCCTGGAGGCCTAAGGAGGTAGTATTGTATGAAATCCCTACGAAACCcggtgaaaagaaag ATGTCTCTGGGCCCCTGCCTCCTGCATACAGTCCCCGATATGTTGAGGCTGCCTGGTACCCGTGGTGGGTACGAGAGGGCTTTTTCAAACCAGAGTATCAG gCCCGGCTACCCCAAGCTACAGGGGAGACCTTTTCCATGTGTATCCCACCTCCCAATGTCACTGGCTCCCTGCACATTGGCCACGCACTCACGGTGGCCATACAGGATGCCCTCGTGCGCTG GCACCGGATGCGTGGGGATCAAGTGCTGTGGGTCCCTGGTTCAGATCACGCAGGAATTGCTACACAA GCTGTGGTGGAGAAACAACTGTGGAAGGAACGGGGAGTGAGGAGACATGAGCTGAGCCGGGAGGCCTTCCTTAGGGAGGTGTGGCAGTGGAAGGAGGC GAAAGGTGGAGAGATCTGTGAGCAGCTGCGAGCTCTGGGTGCCTCCCTGGACTGGGATCGAGAGTGTTTTACCATGGATGTT GGCTCCTCAGTGGCTGTGACTGAAGCTTTTGTGCGGCTCTACAAGGCGGGGTTGCTGTACCGGAACCGTCAGCTTGTCAACTGGTCATGTGCTTTAAGATCAGCCATCTCGGACATTGAg GTGGAGAACCGGCCCCTGCCTGGCCACACACAGCTTCGactgcctggctgccccacccCCGTGTCTTTTGGCCTCCTATTTTCTGTTGCCTTTCCTGTGGATGGAGAGCCTG ATGCAGAGGTTGTGGTAGGAACCACGAGGCCAGAGACGCTGCCTGGAGATGTGGCTGTGGCCGTTCATCCAGACGACTCGCGATACACA CATCTACATGGGCGACAGCTTCGTCACCCCTTGATGGGGCAGCCTCTTCCCCTCATCACAGACTATGCTGTTCAGCCACATGTGGGCACAG GGGCAGTGAAGGTGACTCCGGCTCACAGTCCTGCCGATGCTGAGATGGGGGCCCGACATGACTTGAGCCCCCTGAATGTCATTGCGGAGGATGGGACCATGACCTCCCTCTGTGGGGACTGGCTGCAG GGACTTCACCGGTTTGTGGCCCGGGAAAAGATAATGTCTGTGCTGAGTGAACGGGGCCTGTTCCGGGGCCTCCAGAACCACCCCATGGTACTGCCCATCTGCAG CCGTTCTGGGGACGTGATAGAATACCTGCTGAAGAGCCAGTGGTTTGTCCGCTGCCAGGAAATGGGGGCCCGAGCTGCCAAG GCTGTGGAGTCGGGGGCCCTGGAGCTCAGTCCCTCCTTCCACCAGAAGAACTGGCAGCACTGGTTTTCCCATATTGG GGACTGGTGTGTCTCCCGGCAGCTGTGGTGGGGCCATCAGATTCCAGCCTACCTGGTTGTAGAGGACCACGCGCAG GGAGAAGAGGACTGTTGGGTGGTTGGGCGgtcagaggctgaggccagagaggtaGCAGCAGAACTGACAGGGAGGCCAGGGGCAGAGCTGACCCTGGAGAGGG atCCTGATGTCCTAGACACATGGTTTTCTTCTGCTCTGTTCCCCTTTTCTGCACTGGGCTGGCCCCAAGAG aCCACAGACCTTGCTCGTTTCTACCCCCTGTCACTTTTGGAAACGGGCAGCGACCTTCTGCTGTTCTGGGTGGGCCGCATGGTCATGTTGGGGACCCAGCTCACAGGGCAGCTGCCCTTCAGCAAG gtGCTTCTTCATCCCATGGTTCGGGACAGGCAGGGCCGGAAGATGAGCAAGTCCCTGGGGAATGTGCTGGACCCAAGAGACATCATCAGTGGGGTGGAGATGCAG GTACTGCAGGAAAAGCTgagaagtggaaatttggaccccGCAGAGCTGGCCATTGTGGCTGCAGCACAG AAAAAGGACTTTCCTCATGGGATCCCTGAGTGTGGGACAGATGCCCTGAGATTCACACTCTGCTCCCATGGAGTTCAGG TGGGCGACTTGCGCCTGTCCGTCTCTGAGGTCCAGAGCTGCCGACATTTCTGCAACAAGATCTGGAATGCTCTGCGCTTTATCCTCAATGCTTTAGGGGAGAAATTTGTGCCACAGCCTGCTGAGGAG CTGTCTCCCTCCTCCCCGATGGATGCCTGGATCCTGAGCCGCCTTGCCCTGGCTGCCCGGGAGTGTGAGCGGGGCTTCCTCACCCGAGAACTCTCGCTCGTCACTCATGCCCTGCACCACTTCTGGCTTCACAACCTCTGTGACGTCTACCTG GAGGCTGTGAAGCCCGTGCTGTGGCACTCGCCCCGCCCCCTGGGGCCCCCTCAGGTCCTGTTCTCCTGCGCTGACTtcggcctccgcctcctggcccCACTGATGCCCTTCCTGGCTGAAGAGCTCTGGCAGAGGCTGCCCCCCAGACCTGGTTGCCCCCCTGCCCCCAGCATCTCGGTTGCCCCCTACCCCAGAGCCTGCAGCTTG tgCTGCTGCAGAGCTCAGAGCCTGGGGACCAGGGCCTCTTCGAGGCCTTCTTGGAGCCCCTGGGCACCCTGGGCTACTGTGGGGCTGTGGGCCTGTTACCcccaggcacagcagctccctctgGCTGGGCCCAGGCTCCACTCAGTGACACGGCTCAGGTCTACATGGAGCTGCAG GGCCTAG